In the Pseudanabaena sp. PCC 7367 genome, one interval contains:
- a CDS encoding ABC transporter substrate-binding protein: MFSLKVAKPFLSLKSWGQWLVRKRSRIFSVFIGTTIVMLAIAIAVFSQQKVEISVLIQAIEVQQMIESGIVADFEAQNPDIHLNLIESPNASNYVEDLYTSSFLLGDSPYDLVFMDIVWTPKFAAAGWLEDLSPRVSEAELANFLTGDVNGGSYQGKLYRMPFRSDAGMLYYRQDLLEQAGFEPPETYAELIKISKQIQATTDVPWGYLWQGKQYEGLPAMFVEVLEGSGGFWVDPATKEVGLDSPEAIAALEFLTSTINEEVSPPGVTTYQEEEVRRPFQAGEAVFMRNWPYAWSLANGDDSPVQGKIAIKPMVHAPGQNSGACQGGWGFGIAKTTKHPEEAWRVIEYFASAEAQKKFVLKWGYVPSRAALFNDPDIVSKYSHYPELLGIVQKAVLRPPIAQYAQASDILQRYLSSAITGRLSPEQALQTAARETRSLLET, from the coding sequence ATGTTTAGTCTAAAAGTGGCCAAGCCTTTCCTAAGCCTAAAAAGTTGGGGGCAATGGCTAGTTAGAAAAAGATCGCGGATCTTTAGTGTTTTTATTGGCACCACGATCGTCATGTTGGCAATAGCGATCGCGGTTTTTTCGCAACAAAAAGTCGAAATAAGCGTATTGATCCAGGCGATCGAAGTACAGCAGATGATCGAATCTGGGATCGTGGCTGACTTTGAAGCCCAAAACCCCGATATTCATTTAAACCTGATCGAGTCTCCCAATGCTTCTAATTATGTGGAAGACCTTTATACTTCCTCGTTTTTGCTGGGGGATTCACCCTACGATCTGGTGTTTATGGATATCGTCTGGACACCTAAGTTTGCTGCTGCCGGGTGGTTAGAGGATTTATCGCCCCGCGTTAGTGAAGCGGAGTTAGCAAATTTCCTAACTGGCGATGTCAATGGTGGCAGTTATCAGGGCAAGCTATACCGCATGCCATTTCGCTCCGATGCCGGAATGCTCTATTACCGCCAAGACCTGTTAGAACAAGCGGGATTTGAGCCACCGGAGACCTATGCTGAGTTAATTAAAATCAGCAAGCAAATTCAGGCTACTACGGATGTGCCCTGGGGCTACCTGTGGCAGGGCAAACAGTATGAAGGCTTGCCAGCTATGTTTGTGGAAGTGCTGGAAGGCTCTGGTGGCTTTTGGGTAGATCCAGCCACCAAGGAAGTAGGACTGGATTCACCTGAGGCGATCGCTGCCCTCGAATTTCTCACCAGTACGATCAACGAAGAAGTCTCGCCACCTGGGGTCACCACCTATCAAGAAGAAGAGGTGCGCCGCCCGTTCCAAGCAGGAGAAGCAGTATTTATGCGGAACTGGCCCTATGCCTGGAGCTTGGCCAATGGTGATGATTCACCAGTTCAGGGCAAAATTGCGATCAAACCAATGGTTCATGCCCCCGGCCAGAATAGCGGTGCTTGTCAGGGGGGCTGGGGCTTTGGTATTGCCAAAACTACCAAGCATCCTGAGGAAGCCTGGCGGGTAATTGAATATTTTGCCAGTGCGGAGGCACAGAAAAAATTTGTGCTGAAGTGGGGCTATGTGCCCAGTCGGGCTGCTTTGTTTAATGACCCCGACATTGTGAGTAAATATAGCCACTATCCCGAATTGTTGGGCATTGTCCAGAAGGCAGTATTACGACCACCGATCGCCCAATATGCCCAGGCTTCCGATATTTTGCAACGCTATTTGAGTTCTGCGATTACAGGCCGACTTAGTCCAGAGCAGGCATTGCAGACAGCGGCCAGGGAAACGCGATCGCTACTGGAAACCTAG
- a CDS encoding carbohydrate ABC transporter permease, whose product MTQDTLRSREQRTGWILLIPAMLVLALVFAYPILRAFWLSLFTENLGTNLEPVFSGLRNYQRMALDGRFWQTIANTSIFTVVAITLELVLGMIIALVLNQSFKGRGALRTIAIIPWALPTALIALTWTWIFNDQYGVLNDILLRLGLITTGVNWLGDPTLAMIATIAADVWKTTSFMAILLLAGLQSISEDLYEAHKIDGATPWQSFQQITLPLLMPVILIALLFRFAQSFGVFDLVQVMTAGGPAGATEMVSLYIYATVMRYLDFGYGAALVVVTFLILIAVVAIAFLIRRQLNARTLG is encoded by the coding sequence ATGACCCAAGACACCCTCCGCAGCAGAGAGCAGCGCACCGGCTGGATTTTATTAATCCCCGCCATGTTGGTTTTGGCGTTGGTGTTTGCCTATCCGATCCTGCGTGCCTTCTGGCTCAGCCTGTTTACCGAGAACCTGGGTACAAACCTGGAGCCTGTGTTTTCTGGCTTGCGCAACTATCAACGCATGGCACTAGATGGTAGGTTCTGGCAAACGATCGCCAATACTTCGATCTTTACGGTGGTAGCGATCACCCTTGAACTGGTTCTGGGCATGATTATTGCTTTGGTTTTAAACCAATCCTTCAAGGGGCGCGGCGCACTGCGCACGATTGCGATTATTCCCTGGGCGCTGCCAACTGCATTAATAGCTCTAACCTGGACTTGGATCTTTAATGATCAATATGGTGTGCTCAACGATATCTTACTGCGCCTGGGCTTGATTACAACTGGCGTGAACTGGCTGGGTGATCCTACCCTGGCCATGATTGCCACGATCGCGGCGGATGTTTGGAAAACCACTTCGTTCATGGCGATCTTGCTGCTGGCTGGATTGCAATCGATCTCCGAGGATTTGTATGAAGCCCACAAAATTGATGGTGCTACACCCTGGCAGAGCTTTCAGCAGATTACATTGCCGTTGCTAATGCCCGTGATTTTGATCGCGCTGCTGTTCCGCTTTGCCCAATCCTTTGGTGTGTTCGATCTGGTGCAGGTGATGACGGCTGGCGGGCCTGCTGGCGCGACGGAAATGGTATCACTATATATTTACGCCACGGTGATGCGCTATCTGGATTTTGGCTATGGCGCTGCCTTGGTGGTGGTCACGTTTTTGATTTTGATTGCGGTGGTGGCGATCGCCTTTTTGATCCGCAGGCAACTCAATGCCCGCACCCTTGGGTAA
- a CDS encoding carbohydrate ABC transporter permease, with protein MIVAIAAFSLGPILWQFLTSVKVNKDIIAVPNVYFPTQYTLDHYAELFARRPFWVYMLNSAFVAIVSTLLCLGLGAPAAYALARLKLKGEQIILALVLVVTLFPYILLFLGLLEVVQFFGLANTYLALIIPYTAINLPLTILVLRSFFEQLPKDLEDSAKIDGYNTVQMLWQIVLPMTLPALVTTGILAFIFAWNEFIFALTFITRESMKTIPVAAVQLGGATALEIPYGAMAAATVLGTVPLVLIVLFFQRKIVQGLTAGAVKG; from the coding sequence ATGATCGTGGCGATCGCTGCCTTTAGCCTGGGGCCAATCCTGTGGCAATTTTTGACCTCCGTCAAAGTCAATAAAGACATCATTGCCGTACCAAACGTCTATTTCCCCACCCAATACACCCTCGATCACTACGCTGAACTGTTTGCCCGTCGTCCATTTTGGGTCTATATGCTCAATAGTGCCTTTGTGGCGATCGTTTCCACCCTGCTTTGCTTGGGGTTAGGGGCTCCGGCAGCCTATGCCCTGGCGCGATTGAAGCTCAAAGGCGAGCAAATTATTTTGGCTTTGGTGCTGGTGGTGACCCTGTTTCCCTACATTTTGCTGTTTCTGGGTTTGCTGGAGGTGGTGCAATTTTTTGGCCTTGCCAATACCTACCTGGCGCTGATTATTCCCTATACGGCGATCAACTTGCCGCTGACGATCCTGGTGCTGCGCAGCTTTTTTGAGCAATTGCCCAAGGACTTAGAAGACTCCGCCAAGATCGATGGCTATAACACGGTGCAAATGCTGTGGCAGATTGTATTGCCCATGACATTGCCCGCCCTGGTGACCACCGGGATTCTGGCATTTATTTTTGCCTGGAATGAGTTTATTTTTGCATTGACATTCATTACCCGCGAAAGCATGAAAACAATTCCGGTGGCAGCGGTGCAGCTTGGTGGCGCGACGGCTCTGGAAATCCCCTATGGCGCAATGGCGGCCGCAACTGTTTTGGGAACTGTGCCTCTGGTGCTGATTGTGTTATTCTTCCAGCGCAAGATTGTGCAAGGGCTAACGGCGGGGGCAGTCAAGGGCTAA
- a CDS encoding ABC transporter ATP-binding protein: MAKLELINLNKTYDPKTIPVKDLSLTVADNEFLTLVGPSGCGKSTILRLISGLEQPTRGEVRIGDQPVTNVGAGDRNIAMVFQSYALYPHMNVFDNMASSLKLRKINTSEIKQRVEDTAKLLGLEKLLDRKPGKLSGGQRQRVALGRALVRNPDVFLLDEPLSNLDALLREQVRADLKQIFAKQNAPVVYVTHDQVEAMTLSSRVAVLNDGILQQLDAPPNIYAHPANRFVAGFIGSPQMNLFTLNCEGDRALLGDVKIPLPGGFAPPPEIDLGIRPEHVSIASSSDHAAESTGETNNSVKVQGRIFLVENLGMSNLLSVNVQGANNSEHIIRALLPVEQTWDGEEITLSLAIDKLHWFHAQTGEAIGSV, translated from the coding sequence ATGGCTAAACTAGAACTGATTAATTTAAATAAAACCTACGACCCCAAAACTATTCCAGTTAAGGATCTCAGCCTCACCGTTGCCGATAATGAGTTCCTGACCCTGGTGGGACCATCCGGTTGTGGAAAATCAACTATCCTGCGCTTAATCTCTGGCCTGGAGCAACCCACGCGCGGCGAAGTGCGGATTGGCGATCAACCGGTGACAAATGTGGGCGCAGGCGATCGAAACATTGCGATGGTATTTCAAAGCTATGCGCTCTATCCGCATATGAATGTGTTTGACAATATGGCTTCGAGTTTGAAACTACGCAAGATTAATACATCAGAGATCAAACAGCGGGTTGAAGATACCGCCAAGTTATTAGGGTTAGAAAAGCTATTAGACCGTAAACCAGGTAAGCTTTCCGGTGGCCAAAGACAGCGGGTGGCCTTGGGGCGAGCCCTGGTGCGGAACCCGGATGTATTTTTGCTAGATGAACCACTAAGTAATTTGGATGCCCTGTTGCGTGAGCAAGTCCGCGCCGATCTCAAGCAGATTTTTGCCAAACAAAATGCTCCGGTAGTATATGTCACCCACGATCAGGTGGAAGCCATGACCCTTTCTAGCCGAGTGGCAGTGCTCAATGATGGTATTTTGCAGCAGCTTGATGCCCCCCCCAATATCTATGCCCATCCTGCCAATCGCTTTGTGGCCGGGTTTATTGGCAGTCCGCAGATGAATTTGTTTACCCTGAATTGCGAGGGCGATCGCGCCTTGTTAGGAGATGTGAAGATCCCGTTGCCGGGTGGCTTTGCCCCACCACCGGAAATAGACCTGGGGATACGCCCAGAACATGTATCGATCGCCAGTTCTAGTGATCATGCCGCTGAGTCTACTGGTGAGACAAATAATTCGGTTAAGGTGCAAGGCCGTATTTTTCTAGTGGAAAATTTAGGTATGAGTAATTTGCTCAGTGTGAATGTACAGGGTGCAAATAATTCAGAGCATATAATCAGAGCGCTGCTGCCGGTGGAACAAACCTGGGATGGAGAGGAAATTACCCTTAGCCTGGCGATCGATAAGTTGCATTGGTTTCATGCCCAAACCGGTGAGGCGATCGGCTCGGTCTAA
- a CDS encoding cation-translocating P-type ATPase, producing MASPLPSKDWHTVDWQDALRQLDVDQSIGLEQEQISDRQASYGKNEIQGKSLRSKFSILLDQFTNIMLIMLMSVAVISAGISLHEGEFPKDAIAIAVIVILNGILGYVQESRAEEALAALKKLSAPNVRVMRAGQIREISAKELVPGDIVFIETGVQISADGRLLEAFNLRVREAALTGEAQAVHKSATQVCATDEAIGDRQNMVFQGTEVIQGRGKFVVTATAMKTELGKVASMLQSVENEPTPLQLRMNQLGNVLVYGSLSLVLLVVGIGLLRGGEFLSLLETSLSMAVAVVPEGLPAVITVTLAIGTQRMVKRHALIRKLPAVETLGSVTTICSDKTGTLTQNKMVVETLYTPSYMIQVSGSGYVPTGEFTFTRNSDDQLSLNITIDDCLELRSLLTACVLCNDAHLQQDESGHWGVVGDPTEGALLTLAAKAEFEQTALEAKLPRQAEVPFSAERKRMSVVCQSNQSQIVYSKGSPELLLEKCDRIFLDHEISEITARHRQNILSQNETLAQAGIRVLGFAQKEIVDPAEQFHESAQATEVIEQNLVWLGLVGMRDAPRLEVADAVHTCKIAGIRPIMITGDHQLTAMSIAKDLGIANPSTQSMSGAELEKIPDSELDQVVRRVSVYARVSPEHKLRIVRSLQRGKEFVAMTGDGVNDAPALKQANIGIAMGITGTDVSKEASEMILLDDNFATIVAATEEGRVVYTNIRRFIKYILGSNVGEVLTIAASPFLGLPEVPLTPLQILWMNLVTDGVPALALAVEPAEPDIMRRSPYSPTESIFARGLGAYIIRIGIIFGLLTIILMQIAYSNSDTIFMPEHWKSMVFTTLCIAQMGHAMSARSDHRLLIELNLFSNPFLLAAVICTTALQLALLYVKPLQVFFGTQPLTGTELAVCFGFSMLVLVWVEMEKLVIRWYMGRKHQRG from the coding sequence ATGGCATCTCCCCTTCCATCCAAGGATTGGCATACTGTTGATTGGCAGGATGCACTGAGGCAATTGGACGTTGACCAGTCGATCGGTCTAGAACAAGAGCAGATAAGCGATCGGCAGGCTAGCTATGGCAAAAACGAAATCCAGGGCAAGTCACTACGCAGCAAATTCAGTATATTATTAGACCAATTTACTAACATCATGCTGATCATGCTAATGTCAGTGGCGGTGATTTCCGCTGGCATCTCGCTGCATGAAGGAGAGTTTCCCAAAGATGCGATTGCGATCGCCGTAATTGTAATCCTGAATGGCATCCTTGGCTATGTCCAAGAAAGTCGCGCTGAAGAAGCCCTGGCGGCTCTCAAAAAGCTCTCAGCACCCAATGTACGCGTAATGCGGGCGGGTCAGATCCGAGAAATTTCTGCCAAGGAATTAGTCCCCGGCGATATTGTATTTATTGAAACCGGAGTACAAATCTCGGCCGATGGCAGGTTATTAGAAGCTTTTAATTTGCGGGTGCGTGAAGCGGCTTTGACTGGAGAAGCCCAAGCCGTACATAAATCTGCAACCCAGGTTTGCGCCACTGACGAAGCGATCGGCGATCGCCAAAACATGGTGTTTCAGGGCACAGAGGTAATTCAAGGGCGAGGCAAATTTGTGGTCACCGCCACGGCCATGAAAACGGAATTGGGTAAAGTGGCCTCCATGTTGCAGTCCGTAGAAAATGAGCCCACTCCCCTGCAATTGCGGATGAATCAATTGGGGAATGTGCTGGTATATGGCTCTCTCTCTCTAGTTTTACTGGTGGTGGGAATTGGCCTGTTGCGCGGTGGTGAGTTCCTCAGCCTCTTAGAAACTTCTCTGAGTATGGCGGTGGCAGTAGTCCCAGAAGGTTTACCCGCCGTAATCACCGTCACCCTGGCGATCGGCACTCAACGCATGGTCAAACGCCATGCCCTGATTCGTAAGCTACCTGCCGTTGAAACCCTGGGCTCAGTTACCACGATTTGCTCCGACAAAACTGGCACCCTGACCCAGAATAAAATGGTGGTAGAAACTCTTTATACTCCTTCCTATATGATCCAAGTCAGTGGGAGCGGCTATGTACCAACAGGGGAATTTACCTTCACCCGCAATAGCGACGATCAACTAAGCCTAAATATAACCATTGATGATTGTTTGGAATTGCGATCGCTCCTGACCGCCTGCGTGCTATGTAATGATGCCCATTTACAACAGGATGAAAGTGGCCATTGGGGAGTTGTGGGCGATCCCACCGAAGGAGCCCTATTAACTCTGGCGGCCAAGGCGGAATTTGAGCAAACTGCTCTAGAGGCTAAATTACCGCGTCAAGCGGAAGTGCCATTTTCAGCGGAACGTAAACGCATGAGCGTGGTTTGCCAGAGCAATCAAAGTCAAATTGTCTATAGTAAAGGTTCACCGGAGCTATTACTGGAAAAATGCGATCGGATCTTCCTCGATCATGAAATTAGCGAGATTACGGCAAGACACCGCCAGAATATTTTAAGCCAAAATGAAACCCTGGCCCAAGCTGGAATAAGGGTGCTGGGGTTTGCCCAGAAAGAAATAGTTGATCCGGCTGAGCAGTTCCATGAGTCGGCTCAGGCAACTGAAGTAATCGAACAAAACCTAGTCTGGCTGGGGTTGGTGGGCATGAGAGATGCACCCCGCTTGGAAGTGGCTGATGCTGTTCATACCTGTAAGATCGCCGGAATTCGGCCAATTATGATCACAGGCGATCATCAGCTTACCGCCATGTCGATCGCCAAGGATCTTGGTATCGCTAACCCCAGTACCCAATCAATGTCCGGTGCAGAGCTAGAGAAGATTCCCGACTCCGAACTAGACCAAGTAGTACGCCGGGTTAGTGTCTATGCCAGAGTCTCGCCAGAGCATAAACTGCGGATTGTGCGATCGCTGCAACGGGGCAAAGAATTTGTCGCCATGACTGGTGATGGTGTTAATGATGCACCTGCCCTCAAGCAAGCTAATATTGGCATTGCCATGGGCATTACTGGTACAGATGTTTCCAAAGAAGCCAGTGAGATGATTCTACTGGATGACAACTTCGCCACGATCGTTGCCGCCACCGAAGAAGGGCGGGTGGTCTACACCAACATTCGCCGCTTTATTAAATATATTCTGGGCAGTAATGTGGGTGAGGTGTTAACCATTGCCGCCTCACCATTCCTGGGCTTGCCAGAAGTTCCACTCACGCCGCTCCAAATTTTATGGATGAATCTGGTTACCGATGGTGTGCCTGCCCTGGCGCTAGCTGTTGAACCCGCCGAACCAGATATTATGCGGCGATCGCCCTATAGCCCTACGGAGAGCATCTTTGCCCGTGGCTTGGGAGCCTATATTATTCGGATTGGGATCATTTTTGGCCTCCTCACCATAATTCTAATGCAGATCGCCTATAGTAATAGCGATACCATATTTATGCCTGAGCATTGGAAAAGCATGGTGTTTACCACCCTCTGCATTGCCCAGATGGGACATGCGATGTCGGCGCGATCGGATCATCGCCTGTTGATCGAACTGAATCTATTTAGTAATCCCTTCCTACTGGCAGCCGTAATTTGCACCACGGCGTTGCAGCTAGCATTGCTTTATGTAAAACCATTGCAAGTGTTTTTTGGGACTCAACCCCTCACTGGCACAGAACTAGCCGTCTGTTTTGGGTTTAGCATGTTGGTGTTGGTCTGGGTGGAGATGGAAAAGCTGGTGATTCGTTGGTACATGGGCAGGAAACACCAGCGCGGTTAG
- a CDS encoding DUF3488 and transglutaminase-like domain-containing protein — translation MSAPPNPLHRIPIAGDLLKFISSQPIPAAEESIPLRVMVQLLVFIGIAATDLAAGINNSIWAIPLSAIGAWWGWRARHQRNVLVKFFIAIAMIVMLVVFLGDLVNQADEPRLLLARLLIQLQVLHSFDLPRRKDLGYSIVIGLILLGVAATLSQTTIFGIWLLLFLLVSVPVLILDHRSRIGVAASSFNPTKIGLSPQTTIGLLVTSLALGMTIFALLPRLPGFQLRTFPVSVNINIDRQLRPGQIIQPGNNSGSQTDGDTGDLIGEGGEGGEEGDQPILPPLFSEEIDEAGANTEPLDIEPQLVMRVRSQAELFWRVISYDYYTGTGWQISRNEEEDIRTLRRLAFGYQFFVPVVQGVPVRRETTKDVIQTYTITTEEFPNLVPAASTPYRLFFPSEEIDLDAEGNLRAPGLLPLDLTYTVISSAPIRDRTALAAAPQDYPNSIRKHYLQLPEDANEVALLKQAATDLLADATTPAGNRMELDNPYNQALWLTQSLKQKYRLQNFIYFPGIGSTASQFLNQGGGQPSHFLSTLIMLLRAQGIPARYTVGFAPGDFNVFTGLYEVENVDAMAVVEVYFPEYGWIAFDPVPGRPLFPPSVEVSQTFSVLRQFWNWIAGFLPSPVTQFISVVFANLTQFISAKLAGFVNWLGRMGWFGFILSVAMFFGFGILGWSMLQLWQWWRRRSRLQRLDPAQRIYQLMLQWLEEQGIPKSASQTPAEYAAYVKQRVSNPQAQRIETLTKAYQDWHYGDRPAELNQLKALLSQLRSNKALEPS, via the coding sequence ATGAGCGCCCCACCCAACCCCCTGCATCGCATTCCGATCGCTGGCGATCTGCTGAAGTTTATTAGTTCGCAGCCAATTCCCGCCGCCGAAGAATCGATCCCATTGCGGGTGATGGTGCAGCTATTGGTATTTATCGGCATTGCCGCCACAGACCTAGCCGCCGGGATTAATAACAGTATTTGGGCGATTCCGCTCAGTGCGATCGGCGCATGGTGGGGTTGGCGGGCGAGGCATCAGCGCAACGTTTTGGTCAAGTTTTTTATTGCGATCGCCATGATCGTGATGCTGGTGGTTTTCCTTGGTGATCTGGTCAACCAGGCCGATGAACCCAGGTTGTTGCTGGCCAGACTCTTGATCCAGCTCCAGGTGCTACATAGCTTTGACCTGCCCCGGCGAAAAGATTTAGGCTATTCGATCGTGATTGGTTTGATTTTACTGGGGGTTGCCGCTACCCTCAGCCAAACTACGATCTTTGGCATCTGGCTGTTGCTGTTTTTGCTGGTGAGTGTGCCAGTGCTGATTTTGGATCATCGATCGCGTATTGGTGTCGCAGCAAGTAGCTTCAATCCCACCAAAATCGGGCTTTCACCCCAAACCACGATCGGCTTGTTGGTAACCAGCTTGGCTTTGGGAATGACCATTTTTGCCCTATTGCCTAGACTGCCAGGATTCCAACTCCGCACTTTCCCCGTTAGTGTGAATATAAATATTGATCGACAATTGCGTCCTGGCCAGATTATCCAACCAGGCAATAATAGTGGCTCGCAAACTGATGGTGATACTGGTGATTTGATCGGCGAAGGTGGTGAAGGTGGCGAGGAAGGCGATCAACCGATCTTACCACCATTGTTCTCGGAAGAGATTGATGAAGCGGGAGCCAATACCGAACCATTAGATATTGAGCCACAATTAGTGATGCGGGTGCGATCCCAAGCAGAACTATTCTGGCGAGTTATTTCCTATGATTACTATACTGGCACTGGTTGGCAAATTTCGCGGAATGAAGAAGAAGATATTCGCACCCTCCGCAGACTGGCCTTCGGTTATCAATTCTTTGTGCCCGTTGTGCAGGGTGTGCCAGTGCGACGAGAAACCACCAAGGATGTAATTCAAACCTATACGATCACTACGGAAGAGTTCCCTAATCTGGTGCCAGCCGCTTCTACCCCCTACCGCCTGTTCTTCCCCAGTGAAGAAATTGACTTGGATGCAGAAGGGAACCTGAGAGCACCGGGATTATTGCCATTAGACTTAACCTATACAGTAATCTCATCTGCGCCAATCCGCGATCGCACTGCCCTAGCTGCTGCTCCGCAAGATTACCCAAATTCAATTCGTAAACATTACCTGCAATTGCCGGAAGATGCGAATGAAGTGGCATTACTTAAGCAGGCGGCCACTGATTTACTCGCCGATGCCACAACCCCTGCTGGTAATCGAATGGAGCTTGATAATCCCTATAATCAAGCATTGTGGTTAACCCAGAGCCTGAAGCAGAAATATCGCTTGCAGAACTTTATCTATTTCCCTGGGATTGGCTCTACGGCAAGTCAATTCCTCAATCAAGGTGGTGGCCAACCCAGTCATTTCCTTTCAACCTTGATTATGCTACTGCGAGCCCAGGGGATTCCAGCCAGATACACAGTGGGATTTGCGCCCGGTGATTTCAATGTCTTTACTGGCTTGTATGAAGTAGAGAATGTGGATGCGATGGCAGTGGTGGAAGTGTACTTCCCCGAATATGGGTGGATTGCCTTCGATCCTGTTCCCGGTAGGCCGTTGTTTCCTCCTTCGGTTGAGGTTTCCCAAACCTTTAGTGTTCTGCGCCAGTTCTGGAATTGGATTGCTGGTTTCTTACCCTCGCCAGTTACCCAGTTCATTTCCGTCGTATTCGCTAACCTGACCCAGTTTATTAGCGCCAAACTAGCTGGATTCGTGAATTGGCTAGGAAGAATGGGCTGGTTTGGTTTTATTCTCAGTGTTGCGATGTTCTTCGGCTTTGGCATTCTGGGTTGGTCAATGTTGCAGCTTTGGCAATGGTGGCGGAGACGATCGCGCTTACAACGTTTAGACCCTGCTCAGCGTATTTACCAGTTGATGCTGCAGTGGCTAGAAGAACAGGGCATACCTAAATCTGCTAGCCAGACTCCAGCTGAATATGCTGCATATGTAAAGCAACGGGTTTCCAATCCTCAGGCGCAGAGAATAGAGACCCTAACCAAAGCCTATCAGGATTGGCATTATGGCGATCGCCCGGCCGAATTAAATCAACTTAAAGCTTTGCTCAGTCAATTGCGTAGCAATAAGGCGCTGGAGCCTAGCTAA
- a CDS encoding putative iron-sulfur cluster-binding metallochaperone: MSNCCNGEVERHQNNCPVDGSKGSPVPTITLKSLLKPLSLENLEAEQPYFFCASTSCPIVYFNKNGSLFNLENLKVPVTLKSESAETPVCYCFGWSRDRIKQTIQQTGKANTVEELILAHIKAKRCGCEVNNPQGRCCLSDIRKVVEQVCHKLAARD, encoded by the coding sequence ATGTCTAACTGTTGCAATGGGGAAGTCGAAAGGCATCAAAATAACTGTCCCGTTGATGGTTCTAAAGGGAGCCCAGTACCTACTATTACCCTGAAGAGTTTATTAAAGCCCCTATCGCTTGAAAACCTTGAAGCTGAGCAGCCATACTTTTTCTGTGCTTCAACCAGTTGTCCAATTGTTTATTTTAATAAAAACGGTTCTCTTTTCAATCTGGAAAATCTAAAAGTGCCTGTCACCCTGAAGAGCGAATCGGCAGAAACACCTGTTTGCTATTGTTTTGGTTGGAGCCGCGATCGCATTAAACAAACTATTCAACAGACTGGAAAGGCAAACACTGTAGAAGAATTGATCTTGGCTCATATTAAGGCCAAACGCTGTGGCTGTGAGGTAAATAATCCTCAGGGGCGATGCTGTCTCAGTGATATTCGTAAAGTTGTAGAACAAGTTTGCCATAAATTAGCGGCTAGAGATTAA
- the merF gene encoding mercury resistance system transport protein MerF, which yields MKSKNALIASIVGTIVVAICCFTPILVLFIGLLGWGAFAGYLDYILLPLLLGMILLTTFSYIRYRQHCRFSR from the coding sequence ATGAAGTCGAAAAACGCCTTGATTGCAAGTATTGTAGGAACTATAGTTGTAGCAATATGTTGCTTTACACCTATATTAGTTTTATTCATTGGTTTGCTTGGCTGGGGGGCTTTTGCGGGATATCTTGACTACATCTTGCTACCTTTGCTTTTAGGTATGATTTTACTAACAACTTTTTCTTACATTCGATACAGACAACATTGCCGATTTTCGAGATAG
- the cobA gene encoding uroporphyrinogen-III C-methyltransferase, giving the protein MTIGKVYLVGAGPGDPGLLTIKAKGILELSDVVIYDALVSDAILVSINPLAEKINVGKRRGNHSLLQSEITDLLIAKAKEHAIVTRLKGGDPFVFGRGGEEMADLVAAGVSVDVVPGVTAGIAVPAYAGIPVTHRDYGSSVVFVTGHEAAGKYRPKVNWRSLAQAAETMVIYMGIYNLPFIVAELLTAGLEGDTPIALIRNGTRPDQAELISTLAEVVAQAQAIEFAPPAIAIVGRVVDFKHDCMC; this is encoded by the coding sequence TTGACGATCGGTAAAGTTTATTTAGTTGGCGCTGGACCAGGCGATCCCGGTTTGCTCACCATCAAGGCAAAAGGCATCCTCGAATTAAGCGATGTGGTGATTTATGATGCTCTGGTTAGCGATGCGATCTTAGTTTCCATTAATCCCCTGGCGGAGAAAATTAATGTTGGTAAGCGGCGGGGTAATCATTCCCTGTTGCAGTCGGAAATAACTGATTTGCTAATCGCTAAAGCAAAAGAACATGCGATCGTAACCAGGCTAAAGGGCGGCGATCCGTTTGTGTTTGGGCGCGGTGGCGAGGAAATGGCAGATCTGGTGGCCGCCGGGGTTTCTGTGGATGTGGTGCCAGGGGTTACGGCTGGGATTGCGGTGCCTGCCTATGCCGGGATTCCGGTTACCCATCGGGATTATGGCTCGTCGGTGGTGTTTGTGACTGGGCACGAGGCGGCGGGGAAATATCGCCCCAAGGTGAATTGGCGATCGCTGGCTCAGGCGGCAGAAACAATGGTTATCTATATGGGAATCTATAACCTGCCGTTTATTGTGGCGGAGTTATTAACGGCTGGACTAGAAGGAGATACGCCGATCGCGCTGATTCGCAATGGTACCCGACCCGACCAGGCCGAATTAATCAGTACCCTGGCTGAGGTGGTGGCTCAAGCGCAGGCGATCGAGTTTGCCCCCCCGGCAATTGCGATCGTGGGGCGGGTGGTTGATTTTAAACACGATTGTATGTGCTAA